Proteins from a genomic interval of Bombus affinis isolate iyBomAffi1 chromosome 16, iyBomAffi1.2, whole genome shotgun sequence:
- the LOC126925541 gene encoding disintegrin and metalloproteinase domain-containing protein 12 isoform X13, with amino-acid sequence MFWLHCGLFVLVIAVPGFISSADSTSKREGDYTLDDSFWNEETSVGEAERLLQEYRQNQELVQNIGGHYYQIIYPVQLRHHEKMGISTREVSISKYPQRGYGEGGYQNNKGRMRTGRHFHRTSLLIKAFNHKFRLDLELNTQLLAPNLMQKDFLANGAEQSFKQEIEHCYYHGTVRDYPGASAAFHTCNGVSGVIHLGNETFVIHPFYGGDLSQKHPHVIFEARTKANKGCANSGNLEWRTKNRRQKHVLGLSETTSDRYKRDVREATKYIETAIIIDKAMFEKRNGSTRAEVVHDAIQVANIADMYFRTLNTRVSVIYIETWQGVNQADIGAGMDISLALLNLNDYTMRRMFHVPHDTTQLLTGETFYGGESGVAIPSTVCKQKSVGISVDLNTYEPHLLAGTMAHMIGHNIGMSHDDGRSECICREWHGCIMAQSIVGLENVQPYTFSECSKTDYIESLRSGNGFCLLNKPNEVVVRTSCGNRIIDDGEQCDCGSIEECHELDPCCDPITCRLTSEAECASGPCCSDCKLVPRGVVCRESTNECDLPEVCTGENGQCPTDVYKKNGSPCGNDAGHCYNGICPALDVQCDQIWGRGGVAADYECFIQFNSKGSLSGHCGTDSSGHYIKCDIENVRCGSLQCQRGGKQPMLPEADHSITIISIKGAEYECKSTTGKVDGTEMPGMGLVRDGTSCGNQSICVNQTCINLPPNLGNDKCPSNHNNNECSGNGVCTNLNKCFCYVGWNGPDCSIQQEIPTSPPTTSSTESAGKNSSDPKLGKKETPYENYHGSNTVFLVGVLMSVVGGVFIVFALMALCYRSVVVHKNYSLCLRRKSTVQKYEQPYVKKPPQRSYMVSENAGNHHPGHAVLDNVHDKILNFNSMPNTREHKSQVKKPGISEEEGDMGADEVVSFIDLQQNNLTQFRTKGILKKHGSYGVGVGAVANVERTLDQLNGYHEHIIEALRMAANQRETSGTTSTGGNPMDDEALMEPLTEMLTEPLTEMLTEPLQDCYPTDSYRKDIIKHIDNQADEEYEEHEEHEGHMQTCGIIRIRTLEDLIKQLERHTTINRSPNGSEDMRMSESEADRPYRKDSSVCSESSQGSRRCSRGRDDNYGRYRQPSSRSPYGTHQHSQHSHQMYKEEGIYATADPDRSSNTRGETPDSESDAFIQAQQLARRTSVDGVQHRLPQQPPPPPPSPPPPAMTGSTVQLLQLHHSQRKHRQQPQQQHHCHHHAQQSQLQQQQQQQQQQQPSSQQHQGQHQHQQQHHQLPVEQLPIQQRGYYSSSPHNDNGLDNDETENAQSHQQKLPDVRGIDVNHLPNINKCPLDDNFSLDCNINNGSPKELNTNNTSDNENTALLPPSHFPEYKH; translated from the exons GTGAGGCCGAACGACTACTACAAGAGTATCGACAAAACCAAGAGCTAGTACAAAATATCGGGGGCCATTACTATCAGATCATCTATCCAGTACAGTTACGGCATCACGAGAAAATGGGGATATCCACGAGAGAAGTCAGCATATCCAAG TATCCTCAAAGAGGATACGGAGAGGGTGGATATCAAAACAATAAAGGCAGAATGAGA ACGGGCAGACATTTTCATCGGACGTCCCTCTTGATCAAGGCCTTTAATCATAAATTTCGCCTAGATTTAGAATTAAATAC GCAACTTTTAGCTCCGAATCTTATGCAAAAAGACTTTTTAGCCAACGGCGCGGAACAAAGTTTTAAACAG GAGATAGAGCATTGCTACTATCACGGTACCGTGAGGGATTATCCAGGAGCTAGCGCTGCTTTTCACACGTGTAACGGTGTCAGCGGTGTTATTCACTTAGGCAACGAGACATTCGTCATCCATCCGTTTTATGGCGGCGATTTATCG CAGAAACATCCTCACGTTATATTTGAAGCTCGAACAAAGGCTAACAAAGGCTGCGCTAACTCGGGGAATCTTGAGTGGCGTACAAAGAACCGCCGGCAGAAGCATGTTCTGGGGCTATCGGAGACCACTTCCGATCGATACAAGAGAGACGTCCGTGAAGCAACCAAATACATCGAAACTGCCATCATTATCGATAAGGCTATG ttcgagaagaggaacgGTAGCACCAGAGCCGAGGTCGTTCATGATGCCATCCAAGTCGCTAATATAGCGGACATG TATTTCCGCACGTTAAACACTAGAGTCTCCGTCATATACATCGAAACGTGGCAGGGCGTGAACCAGGCAGACATCGGCGCGGGCATGGATATCAGTCTCGCTTTGCTCAATTTAAACGATTACACGATGCGAAGGATGTTCCATGTCCCTCACGATACCACTCAATTACTCAC GGGCGAAACGTTCTACGGCGGAGAATCAGGGGTGGCTATACCTTCGACCGTTTGCAAACAGAAATCCGTAGGAATCAGCGTCGATTTGAACACCTACGAGCCTCATCTTTTAGCCGGTACTATGGCTCACATGATCGGCCACAATATCGGCATGAGCCACGACGACGGAA GGAGCGAGTGTATCTGCCGCGAATGGCACGGATGCATCATGGCTCAATCGATCGTGGGTTTGGAAAACGTTCAGCCGTACACGTTTTCCGAGTGTAGTAAAACAGATTACATAGAGTCGTTAAGAAGCGGCAACGGCTTTTGTCTTCTGAATAAACCAAACGAG GTGGTGGTAAGGACGTCTTGCGGAAACAGGATAATCGACGACGGGGAACAATGCGATTGCGGATCGATCGAGGAGTGTCACGAGCTCGATCCTTGCTGCGATCCGATCACCTGCAGGCTTACCTCGGAAGCGGAATGCGCGTCCGGCCCTTGCTGCAGCGATTGCAAG TTGGTGCCGCGTGGCGTCGTGTGCCGGGAGTCGACCAACGAATGCGACTTGCCGGAAGTCTGTACCGGAGAGAACGGCCAATGTCCGACGGATGTTTACAAGAAAAACGGAAGTCCTTGCGGCAACGATGCTGGACATTGTTATAACGGCATTTGCCCGGCGTTGGATGTTCAGTGCGATCAAATCTGGGGACGCGGTGGAGTTGCCGCGGACTACGAGTGTTTCATACAATTCAATTCCAAGGGCTCGCTCAGTGGACATTGCGGTACCGATTCTTCTGGTCACTACATCAAATGCGATATAGA GAACGTTCGTTGCGGGTCACTGCAGTGTCAGCGAGGTGGCAAACAGCCAATGTTGCCAGAAGCGGATCATTCGATAACCATAATCTCGATAAAGGGCGCAGAGTACGAGTGCAA GTCTACGACTGGGAAGGTGGATGGAACCGAGATGCCTGGCATGGGTTTGGTTCGGGATGGAACATCCTGCGGTAACCAATCG ATTTGCGTGAATCAAACGTGCATAAACCTGCCCCCGAACTTGGGCAACGACAAGTGTCCTAGCAATCACAACAATAACGAATGCTCGGGGAATGGC GTATGCACCAACTTGAATAAATGCTTCTGTTACGTTGGATGGAACGGACCAGACTGCTCCATACAGCAGGAAATTCCAACTTCCCCGCCAACCACGTCTAGCACCGAATCAGCTGGTAAAAATAGTTCAGATCCTAAATTAGGGAAGAAAGAGACCCCCTACG AGAACTACCACGGCTCTAACACTGTATTTTTAGTTGGTGTGCTCATGTCGGTGGTAGGGGGTGTTTTCATAGTATTTGCTCTGATGGCTCTCTGCTACAGGTCAGTCGTAGTACATAAAAACTACTCCCTCTGTCTCAG AAGGAAGAGCACCGTCCAGAAGTACGAGCAACCGTACGTGAAGAAACCGCCGCAGAGGAGTTACATGGTTTCCGAAAATGCCGGAAACCATCATCCGGGACACGCCGTCCTGGACAACGTCCACGACAAGATCCTCAACTTCAACAGTATGCCTAATACCAG GGAGCATAAATCGCAGGTGAAGAAGCCCGGTATAAGCGAGGAGGAGGGAGATATGGGAGCGGACGAAGTTGTCTCCTTCATCGATCTGCAGCAGAACAATCTTACACAGTTTCGTACGAAGGGAATTTTAAAGAAACACGGTAGTTACG GTGTGGGAGTAGGAGCGGTAGCTAACGTGGAGCGTACGTTGGATCAACTGAACGGTTATCACGAGCACATTATCGAGGCACTGAGAATGGCGGCGAATCAACGAGAAACATCGGGAACGACATCGACTGGCGGAAATCCGATGGACGACGAAGCTCTGATGGAACCACTTACGGAAATGCTGACGGAACCACTTACGGAAATGCTAACGGAACCTCTGCAAGATTGCTATCCCACGGATTCGTATCGCAAAGACATCATAAAGCATATCGACAACCAAGCGGACGAGGAGTACGAGGAGCACGAGGAGCACGAGGGGCATATGCAGACTTGCGGTATAATTCGCATACGCACTTTGGAAGACCTAATCAAGCAGCTGGAGCGTCACACGACTATAAACAGAAGTCCGAACGGCTCCGAGGATATGCGCATGTCCGAAAGCGAGGCTGATCGTCCCTACAGAAAAGATTCGTCCGTTTGTAGCGAGTCCTCCCAAGG AAGCAGAAGATGTAGCCGCGGCCGTGACGATAACTACGGTAGATATCGTCAGCCATCGTCTCGAAGTCCTTACGGCACCCATCAGCACTCTCAACACTCCCATCAAATGTACAAGGAGGAGGGTATTTATGCAACTGCCGATCCTGACAGGAGCTCGAATACTAGGGGTGAAACACCCGATAGCGAAAG TGATGCATTTATTCAAGCTCAACAACTAGCCCGACGGACTAGTGTGGACGGAGTGCAACACCGGCTACCACAgcagccgccgccgccgccgccgtcaCCGCCACCACCTGCAATGACTGGTAGCACGGTGCAGTTGCTACAGCTGCATCATTCTCAACGAAAGCATCGTCAACAGCCGCAGCAACAGCATCATTGCCACCATCACGCGCAGCAGTCGCAGctccagcagcagcagcagcagcagcagcagcagcagccgtCGTCGCAACAACATCAAGGTCAACACCAACACCAACAACAACACCACCAACTGCCGGTGGAACAACTGCCAATACAGCAGCGCGGCTATTATTCATCCTCACCCCACAATGATAACGGTCTCGATAACGACGAGACTGAAAATGCTCAATCCCACCAACAAAAGCTCCCCGACGTTCGTGGAATCGATGTTAATCACTTGCCTAATATTAACAAATGCCCACTAGACGATAATTTTAGTCTAGATTGTAACATAAATAATGGTTCCCCTAAAGAATTAAATACCAACAACACTAGTGATAACGAAAATACTGCCCTACTGCCCCCTTCGCATTTTCCCGAGTACAAGCATTGA
- the LOC126925541 gene encoding disintegrin and metalloproteinase domain-containing protein 19 isoform X16, with protein MFWLHCGLFVLVIAVPGFISSADSTSKREGDYTLDDSFWNEETSVGEAERLLQEYRQNQELVQNIGGHYYQIIYPVQLRHHEKMGISTREVSISKYPQRGYGEGGYQNNKGRMRTGRHFHRTSLLIKAFNHKFRLDLELNTQLLAPNLMQKDFLANGAEQSFKQEIEHCYYHGTVRDYPGASAAFHTCNGVSGVIHLGNETFVIHPFYGGDLSQKHPHVIFEARTKANKGCANSGNLEWRTKNRRQKHVLGLSETTSDRYKRDVREATKYIETAIIIDKAMFEKRNGSTRAEVVHDAIQVANIADMYFRTLNTRVSVIYIETWQGVNQADIGAGMDISLALLNLNDYTMRRMFHVPHDTTQLLTGETFYGGESGVAIPSTVCKQKSVGISVDLNTYEPHLLAGTMAHMIGHNIGMSHDDGRSECICREWHGCIMAQSIVGLENVQPYTFSECSKTDYIESLRSGNGFCLLNKPNEVVVRTSCGNRIIDDGEQCDCGSIEECHELDPCCDPITCRLTSEAECASGPCCSDCKLVPRGVVCRESTNECDLPEVCTGENGQCPTDVYKKNGSPCGNDAGHCYNGICPALDVQCDQIWGRGGVAADYECFIQFNSKGSLSGHCGTDSSGHYIKCDIENVRCGSLQCQRGGKQPMLPEADHSITIISIKGAEYECKSTTGKVDGTEMPGMGLVRDGTSCGNQSICVNQTCINLPPNLGNDKCPSNHNNNECSGNGVCTNLNKCFCYVGWNGPDCSIQQEIPTSPPTTSSTESAGKNSSDPKLGKKETPYENYHGSNTVFLVGVLMSVVGGVFIVFALMALCYREHKSQVKKPGISEEEGDMGADEVVSFIDLQQNNLTQFRTKGILKKHGSYGVGVGAVANVERTLDQLNGYHEHIIEALRMAANQRETSGTTSTGGNPMDDEALMEPLTEMLTEPLTEMLTEPLQDCYPTDSYRKDIIKHIDNQADEEYEEHEEHEGHMQTCGIIRIRTLEDLIKQLERHTTINRSPNGSEDMRMSESEADRPYRKDSSVCSESSQGSRRCSRGRDDNYGRYRQPSSRSPYGTHQHSQHSHQMYKEEGIYATADPDRSSNTRGETPDSESDAFIQAQQLARRTSVDGVQHRLPQQPPPPPPSPPPPAMTGSTVQLLQLHHSQRKHRQQPQQQHHCHHHAQQSQLQQQQQQQQQQQPSSQQHQGQHQHQQQHHQLPVEQLPIQQRGYYSSSPHNDNGLDNDETENAQSHQQKLPDVRGIDVNHLPNINKCPLDDNFSLDCNINNGSPKELNTNNTSDNENTALLPPSHFPEYKH; from the exons GTGAGGCCGAACGACTACTACAAGAGTATCGACAAAACCAAGAGCTAGTACAAAATATCGGGGGCCATTACTATCAGATCATCTATCCAGTACAGTTACGGCATCACGAGAAAATGGGGATATCCACGAGAGAAGTCAGCATATCCAAG TATCCTCAAAGAGGATACGGAGAGGGTGGATATCAAAACAATAAAGGCAGAATGAGA ACGGGCAGACATTTTCATCGGACGTCCCTCTTGATCAAGGCCTTTAATCATAAATTTCGCCTAGATTTAGAATTAAATAC GCAACTTTTAGCTCCGAATCTTATGCAAAAAGACTTTTTAGCCAACGGCGCGGAACAAAGTTTTAAACAG GAGATAGAGCATTGCTACTATCACGGTACCGTGAGGGATTATCCAGGAGCTAGCGCTGCTTTTCACACGTGTAACGGTGTCAGCGGTGTTATTCACTTAGGCAACGAGACATTCGTCATCCATCCGTTTTATGGCGGCGATTTATCG CAGAAACATCCTCACGTTATATTTGAAGCTCGAACAAAGGCTAACAAAGGCTGCGCTAACTCGGGGAATCTTGAGTGGCGTACAAAGAACCGCCGGCAGAAGCATGTTCTGGGGCTATCGGAGACCACTTCCGATCGATACAAGAGAGACGTCCGTGAAGCAACCAAATACATCGAAACTGCCATCATTATCGATAAGGCTATG ttcgagaagaggaacgGTAGCACCAGAGCCGAGGTCGTTCATGATGCCATCCAAGTCGCTAATATAGCGGACATG TATTTCCGCACGTTAAACACTAGAGTCTCCGTCATATACATCGAAACGTGGCAGGGCGTGAACCAGGCAGACATCGGCGCGGGCATGGATATCAGTCTCGCTTTGCTCAATTTAAACGATTACACGATGCGAAGGATGTTCCATGTCCCTCACGATACCACTCAATTACTCAC GGGCGAAACGTTCTACGGCGGAGAATCAGGGGTGGCTATACCTTCGACCGTTTGCAAACAGAAATCCGTAGGAATCAGCGTCGATTTGAACACCTACGAGCCTCATCTTTTAGCCGGTACTATGGCTCACATGATCGGCCACAATATCGGCATGAGCCACGACGACGGAA GGAGCGAGTGTATCTGCCGCGAATGGCACGGATGCATCATGGCTCAATCGATCGTGGGTTTGGAAAACGTTCAGCCGTACACGTTTTCCGAGTGTAGTAAAACAGATTACATAGAGTCGTTAAGAAGCGGCAACGGCTTTTGTCTTCTGAATAAACCAAACGAG GTGGTGGTAAGGACGTCTTGCGGAAACAGGATAATCGACGACGGGGAACAATGCGATTGCGGATCGATCGAGGAGTGTCACGAGCTCGATCCTTGCTGCGATCCGATCACCTGCAGGCTTACCTCGGAAGCGGAATGCGCGTCCGGCCCTTGCTGCAGCGATTGCAAG TTGGTGCCGCGTGGCGTCGTGTGCCGGGAGTCGACCAACGAATGCGACTTGCCGGAAGTCTGTACCGGAGAGAACGGCCAATGTCCGACGGATGTTTACAAGAAAAACGGAAGTCCTTGCGGCAACGATGCTGGACATTGTTATAACGGCATTTGCCCGGCGTTGGATGTTCAGTGCGATCAAATCTGGGGACGCGGTGGAGTTGCCGCGGACTACGAGTGTTTCATACAATTCAATTCCAAGGGCTCGCTCAGTGGACATTGCGGTACCGATTCTTCTGGTCACTACATCAAATGCGATATAGA GAACGTTCGTTGCGGGTCACTGCAGTGTCAGCGAGGTGGCAAACAGCCAATGTTGCCAGAAGCGGATCATTCGATAACCATAATCTCGATAAAGGGCGCAGAGTACGAGTGCAA GTCTACGACTGGGAAGGTGGATGGAACCGAGATGCCTGGCATGGGTTTGGTTCGGGATGGAACATCCTGCGGTAACCAATCG ATTTGCGTGAATCAAACGTGCATAAACCTGCCCCCGAACTTGGGCAACGACAAGTGTCCTAGCAATCACAACAATAACGAATGCTCGGGGAATGGC GTATGCACCAACTTGAATAAATGCTTCTGTTACGTTGGATGGAACGGACCAGACTGCTCCATACAGCAGGAAATTCCAACTTCCCCGCCAACCACGTCTAGCACCGAATCAGCTGGTAAAAATAGTTCAGATCCTAAATTAGGGAAGAAAGAGACCCCCTACG AGAACTACCACGGCTCTAACACTGTATTTTTAGTTGGTGTGCTCATGTCGGTGGTAGGGGGTGTTTTCATAGTATTTGCTCTGATGGCTCTCTGCTACAG GGAGCATAAATCGCAGGTGAAGAAGCCCGGTATAAGCGAGGAGGAGGGAGATATGGGAGCGGACGAAGTTGTCTCCTTCATCGATCTGCAGCAGAACAATCTTACACAGTTTCGTACGAAGGGAATTTTAAAGAAACACGGTAGTTACG GTGTGGGAGTAGGAGCGGTAGCTAACGTGGAGCGTACGTTGGATCAACTGAACGGTTATCACGAGCACATTATCGAGGCACTGAGAATGGCGGCGAATCAACGAGAAACATCGGGAACGACATCGACTGGCGGAAATCCGATGGACGACGAAGCTCTGATGGAACCACTTACGGAAATGCTGACGGAACCACTTACGGAAATGCTAACGGAACCTCTGCAAGATTGCTATCCCACGGATTCGTATCGCAAAGACATCATAAAGCATATCGACAACCAAGCGGACGAGGAGTACGAGGAGCACGAGGAGCACGAGGGGCATATGCAGACTTGCGGTATAATTCGCATACGCACTTTGGAAGACCTAATCAAGCAGCTGGAGCGTCACACGACTATAAACAGAAGTCCGAACGGCTCCGAGGATATGCGCATGTCCGAAAGCGAGGCTGATCGTCCCTACAGAAAAGATTCGTCCGTTTGTAGCGAGTCCTCCCAAGG AAGCAGAAGATGTAGCCGCGGCCGTGACGATAACTACGGTAGATATCGTCAGCCATCGTCTCGAAGTCCTTACGGCACCCATCAGCACTCTCAACACTCCCATCAAATGTACAAGGAGGAGGGTATTTATGCAACTGCCGATCCTGACAGGAGCTCGAATACTAGGGGTGAAACACCCGATAGCGAAAG TGATGCATTTATTCAAGCTCAACAACTAGCCCGACGGACTAGTGTGGACGGAGTGCAACACCGGCTACCACAgcagccgccgccgccgccgccgtcaCCGCCACCACCTGCAATGACTGGTAGCACGGTGCAGTTGCTACAGCTGCATCATTCTCAACGAAAGCATCGTCAACAGCCGCAGCAACAGCATCATTGCCACCATCACGCGCAGCAGTCGCAGctccagcagcagcagcagcagcagcagcagcagcagccgtCGTCGCAACAACATCAAGGTCAACACCAACACCAACAACAACACCACCAACTGCCGGTGGAACAACTGCCAATACAGCAGCGCGGCTATTATTCATCCTCACCCCACAATGATAACGGTCTCGATAACGACGAGACTGAAAATGCTCAATCCCACCAACAAAAGCTCCCCGACGTTCGTGGAATCGATGTTAATCACTTGCCTAATATTAACAAATGCCCACTAGACGATAATTTTAGTCTAGATTGTAACATAAATAATGGTTCCCCTAAAGAATTAAATACCAACAACACTAGTGATAACGAAAATACTGCCCTACTGCCCCCTTCGCATTTTCCCGAGTACAAGCATTGA